One window of Elaeis guineensis isolate ETL-2024a chromosome 11, EG11, whole genome shotgun sequence genomic DNA carries:
- the LOC105053810 gene encoding 6-phosphogluconate dehydrogenase, decarboxylating 1 encodes MALTRIGLAGLAVMGQNLALNIAEKGFPISVYNRTTSKVDETVERAKLEGNLPIYGFHDPASFVNSIQKPRVIIMLVKAGAPVDQTIATLSAYMEKGDCIIDGGNEWYENTERREKAMAELGLLYLGMGVSGGEEGARHGPSLMPGGSYEAYKNIEDILLKVAAQVPDSGPCVTYIGKGGSGNFVKMVHNGIEYGDMQLIAEAYDVLKSVGKLSNDELQQVFSEWNKGELLSFLIEITADIFGIKDDKGEGYLVDKVLDKTGMKGTGKWTVQQAADLSVAAPTIAASLDSRFLSGLKEERVEAAKVFKSGGFSDILSSQPLDKAKLIDDVRQALYASKICSYAQGMNLIRAKSMEKGWDLKLGELARIWKGGCIIRAIFLDRIKKAYDRNPELPNLLMDPEFAKEILDRQSAWRRVICLAINAGISTPGMSASLAYFDTYRRERVPANLVQAQRDYFGAHTYERIDMPGSFHTEWFKIAKQSKIGGHL; translated from the coding sequence ATGGCTCTCACACGAATTGGCCTTGCTGGTCTGGCTGTCATGGGCCAAAACCTAGCCCTAAACATAGCTGAGAAAGGGTTCCCCATTTCAGTGTACAACCGCACCACTTCAAAGGTTGATGAGACTGTTGAACGTGCCAAACTTGAAGGAAATCTCCCAATTTACGGCttccatgatcctgcatcatttGTCAATTCAATCCAAAAGCCCCGTGTCATCATCATGCTTGTGAAGGCTGGTGCACCCGTCGACCAGACCATAGCAACGCTCTCAGCTTACATGGAGAAGGGTGACTGTATAATTGATGGTGGCAATGAATGGTATGAGAACacggagaggagagagaaagccaTGGCTGAACTTGGTCTTCTGTATCTCGGGATGGGAGTTTCTGGTGGGGAGGAGGGTGCAAGGCATGGACCCTCCTTGATGCCTGGAGGGTCATATGAGGCCTACAAAAACATAGAAGACATTCTTCTCAAAGTGGCAGCCCAGGTTCCAGACAGTGGCCCCTGTGTTACATACATAGGCAAAGGTGGTTCAGGCAATTTTGTGAAGATGGTCCATAATGGAATTGAGTATGGAGACATGCAGCTGATTGCTGAAGCTTATGATGTATTGAAATCTGTAGGTAAGCTCTCAAATGATGAATTACAGCAGGTGTTCTCTGAATGGAATAAGGGAGAGCTTCTTAGCTTTTTGATTGAGATCACAGCAGACATTTTTGGAATCAAGGATGACAAGGGCGAAGGTTATCTAGTAGACAAGGTCTTAGACAAGACCGGGATGAAGGGTACTGGTAAATGGACTGTTCAACAGGCAGCTGATTTATCAGTTGCTGCTCCAACAATTGCAGCATCTTTGGATTCAAGGTTCCTTAGTGGATTGAAGGAAGAAAGGGTTGAAGCTGCCAAAGTTTTTAAGTCAGGCGGCTTCAGTGACATCTTGAGCAGTCAGCCGTTAGATAAGGCAAAATTGATCGATGATGTGAGGCAAGCTCTTTATGCTTCAAAAATCTGCAGCTATGCACAAGGGATGAACTTGATAAGAGCTAAGAGCATGGAGAAAGGATGGGACCTCAAGTTGGGTGAGCTTGCAAGAATATGGAAAGGTGGGTGTATCATACGTGCAATCTTCTTGGATCGGATCAAGAAGGCCTACGATCGGAATCCCGAACTACCAAATCTTCTGATGGACCCGGAGTTTGCAAAGGAGATATTAGATCGCCAGTCTGCTTGGCGCCGAGTCATCTGCCTTGCTATCAATGCAGGTATAAGCACTCCAGGTATGTCTGCAAGTCTGGCTTATTTCGACACATATAGGAGGGAAAGGGTGCCAGCTAATTTGGTCCAAGCTCAGAGGGACTATTTTGGAGCGCATACTTATGAGAGGATTGACATGCCTGGATCCTTTCACACTGAGTGGTTCAAGATTGCAAAACAGTCAAAGATCGGAGGTCATCTTTGA